The window CGGCGCGCGTCAGCTGCTCCTGGAGCCGCTTCGCTTCGGGCGCGAGGAACAGCAGCTTCTGGCCGTCGATGCGCTCGATGTAGAGCTGGGCAGTGCGGCGATCGAGCTCGCCGTCGATCGTGCTGCGGCTGCTGATGTGCGCGCGCAGGAATTGGCGCTCGAGATCGTTCACGTCGGAGCAGGCGATCTCCGCCTGAACGGCGGAGGCGAGGGCGAAGGCGCCGAAGGCGAGGACGAGGGCGTGTCGCATAGGCAGACCAGCATAACGGCGTGATCTGCGGGCGAGCTGCGTGTGCATTCGGCGAAACCCTCGCGTGGCGAAGCGCTCCAGAGAACGTGCCGCCCGAGGGCGGCTGCGTGACGAAACTGACGGCGCTTCGGCAGTTCCGCCGTGCAACTCAGGCGCAGAGTTGTACCGGCGGCCACTTGGGGTCTGGCACGGAATGGCGGTTTTGGCCAATTCGTGCCTGACCCCAATTGGCCTTCACACCTTCTCGGTGCCCGTGAAGGCGGTCTCCTCGGGCCGGCAGACGAAGCGGATCGCGGGGATCGCGATGTCGGCGAGCGTGATCGAGGCGGAGACGGGGTAGTAGGGATCGAGGCGCGGGTCGCCCCAGGCGGCGGGCGCGAACGCCGAGAGCTTCGGGCGCAGGCGCTCGGCGCGCTTGGGCGTGAACTCGGGGTCGACCTGCACGAGCCGCCAGCCGCGCGGCGTGTCGGCGAGGTTGAGCGTGCCGGAGAACTGAACGTCGCCGGCCGCGAGCGGGTCGGGGTCGGCGCCCTCGAACGCGAGGATCGTGTCGCCGCCGCGCGCGACCTCGAGGAGCACGGTGTCGTAGGCGCGCTGCCAGCGGATCTCGGCCGTGAGCGCGGGGAAGCCGAAGCCCGCGCTGAGCGCGCTCGCAGCGGCGGCGTTGTCGCACGCCGCGCCGGTGACGAAGCCGCGCGGGCGCACGCCGCTGCGCGTCTGCGCGCGCGCCATCACAAGCGAGAACGCGCCCCACGGCGACTCGGGGCAGCGCCATGCCTGCAGCACGAGCGCGGGCGGAATCGTGGGATGCAGGCCCGCGGGCACGATGCACTCGCGCGCGGAGGTGGGCATCTCGAACATCGCCTGCACGATCTCGACGCGCGGCAGCGCGACGGGCGCGGCGTCGAACGCCGGCAGCTTCGGGCGGCGCGCCTTCAGGTCCTCGAGCCTCGCGGTCCCCGTGATCACGCGCGCACCTCCGCGGCGCGCGCGGGAGCGAGCGCGTCGTGCTTCGTGAAGTGCGGCATCACTTCTTTCGCGAACAGGCGCAGCGAATCGAGCACCGCCTGCTGCGGCACGACTTCCATCCCGTTCAGCAGGAAGTTCACGCCGGTCACGCCGATCGACTCCCAGCGCTTGATCGCGTCGATGCAGTGCTTGGGGTCGCCGATGCAGAGGCCCTCGGGGAGCGCGACGCCCTCGCTCGGGTTCGTCGCCTGCGACGCCGAGCTTGGCGCGAGGTTCGCGAGCGACTGATACGCGCGCGTCGGAAACGCCTCGCGCGTCCACAACAAGTGCGAGTTCGCCACCGAGAACGT of the Deltaproteobacteria bacterium genome contains:
- a CDS encoding acetoacetate decarboxylase family protein → MITGTARLEDLKARRPKLPAFDAAPVALPRVEIVQAMFEMPTSARECIVPAGLHPTIPPALVLQAWRCPESPWGAFSLVMARAQTRSGVRPRGFVTGAACDNAAAASALSAGFGFPALTAEIRWQRAYDTVLLEVARGGDTILAFEGADPDPLAAGDVQFSGTLNLADTPRGWRLVQVDPEFTPKRAERLRPKLSAFAPAAWGDPRLDPYYPVSASITLADIAIPAIRFVCRPEETAFTGTEKV